The Actinomadura sp. WMMB 499 genome includes a window with the following:
- a CDS encoding ABC transporter permease: protein MTSPFAARPVAWTAGVLLAVPVLAAVLGPLLAPAITPADGAPYVLGGGHPLGTDGTGRDVLGLLLRGGPSALGVACGAVALAYLLGAPLGLAAATTRHRWIDELLMRPVELLLPIPSLLVISVIGVGWRGSALAIGLAVAVINAPAVARLVRAAALDAASGPVAEAMLLQGESRPRILFGYIGRAVLPVAAADAGTRVPLAVFTVAAANFLGLGLDPASPDWGVTIAASREALLIQPWAVCAPAAMLVMFTVGLNLLADRLVGRGARERPRRAEAAR, encoded by the coding sequence ATGACGTCCCCTTTCGCGGCACGTCCCGTGGCCTGGACGGCCGGGGTGCTGCTCGCCGTCCCCGTCCTCGCCGCCGTGCTCGGGCCGCTGCTCGCGCCCGCGATCACCCCGGCGGACGGCGCCCCCTACGTGCTCGGCGGCGGCCACCCGCTCGGCACCGACGGGACCGGACGGGACGTGCTCGGCCTGCTGCTGCGCGGCGGCCCGAGCGCCCTCGGCGTCGCCTGCGGCGCCGTCGCCCTCGCCTACCTGCTCGGGGCGCCGCTCGGGCTGGCCGCCGCGACGACCCGGCACCGCTGGATCGACGAGCTGCTGATGCGCCCGGTGGAGCTGCTCCTGCCCATCCCGTCGCTGCTGGTCATCAGCGTGATCGGGGTGGGCTGGCGGGGCAGTGCGCTCGCCATCGGCCTCGCGGTCGCGGTGATCAACGCGCCGGCGGTGGCCCGGCTCGTCCGGGCGGCCGCGCTGGACGCCGCGTCCGGGCCGGTCGCCGAGGCGATGCTGCTGCAGGGCGAGTCCCGGCCCCGGATCCTGTTCGGCTACATCGGCCGGGCCGTGCTGCCCGTCGCCGCCGCCGACGCCGGCACCCGCGTTCCGCTCGCCGTCTTCACCGTCGCCGCCGCCAACTTCCTCGGCCTCGGCCTCGACCCGGCCTCGCCCGACTGGGGCGTCACGATCGCCGCGAGCCGGGAGGCGCTGCTCATCCAGCCGTGGGCGGTGTGCGCGCCCGCCGCGATGCTCGTCATGTTCACCGTCGGGCTCAACCTGCTGGCCGACCGGCTCGTGGGGCGCGGCGCCCGCGAGCGGCCGCGCCGGGCGGAGGCGGCGCGATGA
- a CDS encoding ABC transporter permease produces the protein MRHAARRTLLAAVQLAVLAVAVFLLTSLLPGDAAAARFNEQVGTAEIADLREALGLDRPLDERFADWAGGLLTGDLGTSLVGDVPVRDIVAGSITATAVLAAVTAALLVPLAMLLGLATGLRAGGRLDRAITAVTLALNAIPDFVLAMALVAVFSLQLGWFPSTWLGAEGADLLTEPALLVLPVAVLLARTVCTLSRQIRAGTIAALEAEYTVQARRLGVPRTRLVLRHVLPNAAVPGVQELARTGDQLLGGVLVVEAVFAIPGTATALIEAVQGRDVPTVQALTLLLAAVALALNVAADLVSQRLAPRAEVLR, from the coding sequence GTGCGCCACGCCGCGCGGCGGACCCTGCTCGCCGCCGTCCAGCTCGCGGTCCTGGCCGTCGCGGTCTTCCTGCTCACCTCGCTGCTGCCCGGTGACGCCGCGGCGGCCAGGTTCAACGAGCAGGTGGGGACGGCGGAGATCGCCGACCTGCGGGAGGCGCTCGGGCTCGACCGTCCCCTGGACGAGCGGTTCGCCGACTGGGCGGGCGGGCTGCTGACCGGCGACCTCGGCACCTCGCTGGTCGGCGACGTGCCGGTCCGCGACATCGTCGCCGGGTCGATCACCGCGACGGCGGTGCTGGCCGCCGTCACCGCCGCGCTGCTGGTGCCGCTGGCGATGCTGCTCGGCCTGGCGACGGGCCTGCGCGCGGGCGGACGTCTCGACCGCGCGATCACCGCGGTCACGCTGGCGCTCAACGCGATCCCCGACTTCGTGCTCGCGATGGCGCTCGTCGCGGTGTTCTCCCTGCAGCTCGGCTGGTTCCCGTCGACCTGGCTGGGCGCCGAGGGCGCGGACCTGCTGACCGAGCCCGCCCTGCTGGTGCTGCCGGTCGCCGTGCTGCTCGCCCGCACCGTCTGCACGCTGTCCCGGCAGATCAGGGCCGGGACGATCGCCGCGCTGGAGGCCGAGTACACCGTGCAGGCGCGGCGGCTGGGGGTGCCCCGCACCCGGCTCGTGCTCCGGCACGTGCTGCCGAACGCCGCGGTCCCCGGCGTCCAGGAACTCGCCCGGACCGGCGACCAGCTCCTCGGCGGCGTGCTGGTCGTCGAGGCGGTGTTCGCGATCCCCGGCACCGCCACCGCGCTGATCGAGGCCGTGCAGGGCCGCGACGTCCCGACCGTCCAGGCGCTCACCCTGCTGCTGGCGGCGGTGGCGCTGGCGCTCAACGTCGCCGCCGACCTCGTGAGCCAGCGCCTCGCCCCCCGCGCGGAGGTGCTGCGATGA